The segment CCTGCGCATCTGCAACCTATTCTTCGTCCCTACCAGGAGAGTGGTTTTCACTGGCTCAACTTTTTGAGTGAAGTTGGCTGGGGTGGAATATTGGCAGATGATATGGGTTTGGGTAAAACCATCCAGGCACTTTCTTTTCTGCAGCATACACATACAAAGAATGGAAAACTGAAAGCATTGGTAGCTTGTCCTACAACGCTGATGTATAACTGGGAAAACGAGATCAAAAAGTTTACACCATCACTCACTTATCATATTCATCATGGCGCACAACGCAACCGTGATAAAGCATTCTTCGATCAGTTCAATGTGGTGATCACAACGTACGGTACGCTCCGCAGCGATATTAAATTATTAAGCGAGCAGGCGTTTGATTGCGTGGTGTTGGATGAAAGCCAGGCCATCAAAAACCCAAACAGTAAAGTGGCGAAAGCAGCATGTTTACTGAAGAGTAAACATCGTTTGTGTATGAGTGGTACGCCATTGCAGAATAACACGTTTGATATTTATGCTCAAATGAACTTCCTCAACCCGGGCATGCTCGGTACGGTTGAACATTTTAGAAATGATTTTGCAACACCCATTGATAAGTTTGGAGAGAAAGAACAGAAAGATCATTTACGAAAACTCTTGTTCCCGTTCATTCTACGTCGTACAAAAGAACAGGTGGCAAAAGATCTTCCGGAAAAAACAGAAAGCATTTTGTATTGCGAAATGGAAACCGAGCAACGCAAAATTTATGATGCTTACCGTAACGAATACCGTTCAAAAATTCTCGGTACTATTGAAGAGGTGGGTATTGGTCAATCGCAATTAACCATCTTGCAAGGTTTGATGAAGCTTCGCCAGATCTGTGATTCACCGTTTATCTTAAACGAAGCAGAGAAGTTACCAAACCATTCAATCAAACTGGATGAGCTGGTGCGTGAGCTTGAAGAGAACATGGGTAACCACAAAGCGTTGGTATTCTCCCAGTTCCTTGGCATGCTGGCGCTGATCAAAGAAAAACTGGAAGAGCTGAATATTCCGTTCGTGTATTTCGATGGCAGCACATCCGCTGCTGATCGTGAAAAAGCGGTACAGGATTTCCAGAACAATGAAGAAACAAGAGTATTCCTCATTTCATTAAAAGCCGGTGGTGTGGGTTTGAACTTAACTGCTGCTGATTATGTGTACATTGTTGATCCATGGTGGAACCCTGCTGTAGAACAACAGGCCATCGATCGTACACATCGTATCGGGCAAACCAATAACATCTTTGCGTATCGTATGATCTGCAAGGATACCATTGAAGATAAAATTTTACAACTGCAGGAACGCAAGCGTTCACTTGCACGTGATCTTATTGCGGATGATAATGGATTTGTGAAGAGTTTGAGCAGGGAAGATGTGGAGTATTTATTTAGTTGATCTTTTTGCCATGAAGACGCAAAGAAAGAAAAGGAAGTACACCATTACTTCCTTTTTTATTTATAGAGTTTGTTGTGTTTGATTCTAACGGCCATGACTTTCTGCTGTGCTGATATTCTGTGATTCTTCAGCTTGGACTGCAGATGATAAGCGATATGTTCCTGAGTCTATATTCTTCAGCCAGCATAGCAAAAAACCCCATGTTATAAGCCGTGCTTCTTTATGGCTCCCAGCCCGCTAAATATAGTAACCCGGTTTGAACATTGTATACCATAGGTGACAGGGTGCTTATGTGCCCTTCTCCACCAGCAGTAAAGTATTTTATAACATGCGGGTCGAAGCGTATAAGAATAATTTTCTGACCCTTGTCATTAACATAGCCGAATAGGTATCGATCATAATTATCTAGGTCTTGTTGCTGTTGTTTCCGAATTATGCCTTCAAGTTTTGGTCTACTCTCTTTGTTCTGTTTCACGGCTAAATCCCAATCGTAAAATTCTTTATGCTCTTTTATACGCTGCCACGACGAATCTAATTGACGGATATTCGCATCGTAATATTGAGTTTTTATAGCATTTTCAGCCAGGCTTATTTGAGACAAGTCAACCTTAAATCTTTTCTCCGGAGAAATTTGTCTACCAATAAAATTTATTTCAAAATCAGTCGATACAAGAAACGTTTTGTATTTAATAAAATTTAGCGAGTCTAAAAAGACTTTGTCTATCGAGAACGTTTTTTGACCTTTCGAAGATAAAGTCAAGCTTATCAAAAAAAAGATAATAAGTTGTATTATGACGATTCGTTTTAACATGGCTTATAACACTCTAATTTATGATATAATATGATAGTCTAAAAAAAAGACGGCATTTGAAAATCAATCGTTTCATCTTATACATTTTCTATTTTTATTAGCACAATCAACACTGCTCCTCTTTGCTATCTTTGCCTGTATCCTATCTTCGCAGCAAATTTTCATCAACCTCATGCAACAGTTCAGATTGCTCGCCTTCGCCTGTATTATTTTGTTGTCCTGTTTTTCAGCCAATGCACAACATAGTTTTAAAGCAGTGGTGAAAAATGAACAGGATCAACCGCTGGCGGCTGCCACTGCAGTTATTCAACAACTCAACAGGTCAGCAGTTGCAGATAGTAACGGCGTTGTGATAGTAAAGGACTTACCTGCAGGGGTCTATGCTGTTTTGTTTTCGCATGTGGGTTATGAAACAAAAACAGTTTCGGTTCAACTGCCCATGGCAGCCGACAGCACGTTTGTTGTAATACTCGAAGAAAAAGAACACGAAGAGGAAGAAGAGATCATCATCACTTCCACAAGAACCAGCAGGTATATCGCCAATATTCCCACACGTATTGAAACCATTTCCGGTGAAGAGCTGGAAGAAAAAGGCAATATGAAGCCGGGTGATATCCGCATGATGCTGAATGAAAGTACCGGTATTCAAACACAGCAAACTTCGGCTACGTCTTATAACTCCAGCATACGTATACAAGGTCTTGATGGAAAGTACACACAATTGTTGCGTGATGGTTTTCCGTTGTACTCGGGTTTTTCGGGCGGACTTGGTTTATTACAAATTGTGCCGCTCGATCTCAAACAGGTGGAAGTGATCAAAGGCGCATCCTCTACCTTATATGGCGGCGGCGCTATTGCCGGTTTGGTGAATCTTGTTTCAAGAACACCTGGCGAAGAACGTCAACTTAACTTTTTATTGAACGGAACTTCTGCATTGGGTTTAGATGCCAGTGGTTTTTATTCGCAGAAATTTAAGAAAGTTGGTACCACTTTGTTTGCTTCGTTCAATGTAGGAACGCCTTATGATCCGGCCGATATTGGTTTAACAGCTATTCCAAAATTCAGACGCTATACCGTTAATCCAAAACTGTTTCTTTATCTGAACGAACGAAGCACAATTAATATTGGTGTGAATGGCACATTTGAAGACAGGGTTGGTGGTGATTTGAATTATATTAAAGATCCTGCGGGCAACAGCAATCTCTATTTTGAAGAAAATAAAACTACACGTATCAGCACGCAGGCAGGTTATGATTACAACATCAATCCGCAATCGAAGTTTTCATTAAAGAACAGTGTAAGTTTTTACAAGCGCAGTATTGCTGTTCCGGGTTTTCGGTTTGCCGGTTTACAAACAGCATCGTTCAGTGAAGCAAGTTATCGTCATGAAAACGAACAGCTCGAATGGATCACGGGTATGAATCTGTGGACCGATCAGTTCTCTCAAAATGATCCTTCATCCGGTTCCAAAGTAAATTATACGCATACAACTGTTGGTCTCTTTGTACAAAACACCTGGAATGCAACCGAACAATTTATTCTTGAAACAGGAGTACGTGGCGATTATCAAAACCAGTATGGATTTTTTGCATTGCCGAGAATTTCTGCGTTGTATAAATTCACTTCACAATTTTCGATGCGTGTTGGCGGTGGCCTTGGTTACAAAACTCCAACTGTATTCACAGAGGATGCGGAGCGTATTCAGTTCCGAAATGTAATGCCCATTGATGTTGCCAATACGAAAGCAGAAGAATCAATTGGTGGTAATCTCGATCTTAACTACAAAACAAAACTGGGTGAGGAAGTTGAATTATCGATCAACACACTTTTCTTTTATACCAAAGTAAACAATCCACTGGTGCTTGTTGCAGATGTGAACAATTTGTATCGTTTTCAACAACCAAATGGTTTTATTGACACAAAGGGTATGGAGGCCAATGTGAAAATATCTTATGCTGATTTTAAACTGTTCATTGGTTATACACTTGCTGATGTACAGCAACGCTACAATGGAAACAGCAGCACATTTCCACTTGTAGCTAAACACCGTTTGAATAATGTATTGATGTATGAAATTGAAGAAAAATTAAAGCTGGGTTTAGAAGCCTATTATTTCAGTAAGCAACAATTGAATGATGGTGCAACCGGCAAACCTTACTGGATCTGTGGTTTTATGGCAGAAAAGTTATGGGAACGTTTTTCTGTATTCATCAATTTTGAAAACTTTCTTAATACAAAACAAACAAGATTTGATACCATCTACACCGGTTCCATTAACAACCCAAGCTTCCGTGATATTTATGCACCGGTTGATGGGTTTGTGGTGAACGGCGGTATTAAGATCAGGTTGTAAATTTATCTATGCTCAGTCGTGTTCATCATATTGCCATCATCTGTTCAGATTACGAACGGGCGAAAAAATTTTATACGGAGGTACTTCAACTTTCTGTTGTACGTGAAGTGTATCGCAAAGAACGGGATTCCTATAAACTCGATCTTGCATTGAATGGTGAGTATATTATTGAACTCTTTTCTTTTCCAGCACCACCACCACGTCCTTCAAGACCGGAAGCACAAGGGCTTCGTCATTTAGCATTTGCAGTAGAAAATCTTGAAACAGTATTGGAACATTTGAAACAACACAATGTAGAAGCAGAACCAATCCGCATCGATGAGTTCACCAACAAACGATTTACATTTATTGCCGATGCCGATGGATTACCAATTGAATTTTACGAAGACTGAATTTAATCCAGCACTTTCAGCTGAATGTTTTTGTACAGCACTTTACTGTTTGGATCATGACCTTGTAATGCAATCGTGCCGCTGCTGAGTAAGCGGCCTTCCATTCCTTTTTCACGCACAGCATTTTCGGGTTCTGTATAATCAACCAGCTGCTTATTATTTACCGAAACTTTGATGTTTTTATTCTTCACCACAATGTGCATCGTAAACCATTCGTTGTCTTTTGCCGGTGGTTCTTTAATATCCTGTACAGCATATAAACCACCTGTGCGGCGCCAGTCGCCCTGTGAATTATTCACCTGCACTTCATATCCTTTCTTTGGCCATGAGCTTTCCTGGTATTGTGTGTGAATATATACGCCGGAGTTAGAACCGGGCATGGTCATGATATCAAGTTTCAGTTCAAAATTTTTAAAGTCGTGATTGCCTGCTTTTCCATCATAAAACAAATGCGCTACTTTTCCATTCACCACAATGGCGCCATCTTCCACTTTAAATGTTTCGGGATTGGAACCTACTTTCCATCCATTGAGTGTTTTACCATCAAACAAAGAAACCCATTTTGGTTTTTTGTTTGTTGCTGAAAGTAAAAAAACAACGGAAAATAACACTGCTGTAATTCTGAGAAAACGCATGGCTGAGATTTTAAATAATAATGTCAACAAATGTATTGATTCATGCTTTACTGCATTTCATTTTTTCTTTTGTGCAGGAAAGTTGAAAGAAACAGAACGAAAAATTAGCAGTTAGTTTACATTTGTTCTATGCATATCATTGCTGTTATACCTGCCCGTTATGCGGCTACAAGATTTCCTGCCAAACTGATGCAGATGCTGGGAACTAAAACAGTTATCCGTCATACTTATGAAAATACAGTTGCTACCGGGTTGTTTACAGATGTGCTGGTGGTAACAGACAGCGATATTATTTTCAGGGAAATCAGTTCTAACGGTGGTAAAGTTGTAATGAGCAGCAAAGAACATGAAAGCGGTACAGACCGTATTGCAGAAGCTGTAAAAGACATGGATGTTGATGTGGTGATCAATGTGCAGGGTGATGAACCATTTGTACAAAAATCTTCTCTGGAAAAATTATGCAGGATCTTTCAAGATCAGTCGGTGCAGGTTGGTTCGTTGATGCATGTAATTACAGATGAACAACAGATCTACGATCCTAATTGTGTGAAAGTGGTGGTGAATAACCAAATGGATGCTCTTTATTTCAGTCGCAGTGTTATTCCTTACAAAAGAGATGCTTCAACTGCCATTTCGTTTTATAAACATATTGGCATGTATGGCTACAGAAAAGAGATTTTACTCCGGTTTACGGCTTTGCCTGCCTCATTATTAGAACAAACAGAGAAATTAGAGCAGCTTCGGCTCTTAGAGAACGGTTATCGTATACGAATGGCTGTAACTGAACCTGTTGGCGTTTCTATCGATACTCCCGACGATTTAGAGAAGGCAAAACTGCTTTTATAAGTAAAAACACTACTCTTTTAAAAAAAATACCGAAAAGTCTTTCGCTTTCTCGAAAACGTTTCTATCTTACACTCGGTTTTTCATAGGATATTGGATTTTAAAACGGGGCAGGATTTCTATCTGGCCCCTTTTTTATTTTATACTCATCAGTTGACTGTAGGTATGGCATATTTACCACAGTCTGATAGAATTTCTAACGCTGCTGTAAATATGCCATAGCTATAATCTTACTAGATCAATCCAAACTGGGCGCTTAATTCAAGCATACGGTCAATTGGTTTCTTTGCTGCTAACCGTAACTCTTCATCCATTGTAATCTCCGGCATTTCATATTCCATACACAGGTAGATCTTTTCAAGTGTATTCCGCTTCATATGCGGACAATCGTTACATGCACAGGAGTTGTCAGGAGGAGCAGGTATAAAGGTCTTGTGTGGATTACTCTTGATCATTTGATGCAGAATACCCGTTTCTGTTGCCACAATATATTCCTGACTGTTGTCTTTCTCGGTGTATTTGAGCAATTGTGTGGTGCTTCCGATAAAATCAGCCAGTTTCAACACCGGTTCTTCACATTCAGGATGAGCAATCACTTTTGCATTTGGATGGCGAAGTTTCAGCTTGGTAATTTTCTCAACACTGAATATTTCATGTACCATACAGGCACCGTTCCACAACACCATGTTGCGGCCTGTTACTTTGTTGATATAGGCACCCAGGTTTTTATCGGGCGCAAAAATGATCTTTTGTTCTCTGGGCAGACTTTCAACAATTTTCTGTGCATTACTGCTGGTGCAAATAATGTCGCTCAACGCTTTTATACCGGCACTGCAGTTGATGTAAGAGATCACAAGGTGATCAGGATGTTTTTGCTTGAATTGCTCAAAGAGTGGTGGTGGACAGCTATCGCTGAGTGAACAACCTGCTTTCAGATCAGGAATCACCACTTTTTTGGTGGGGTTCAGGATCTTAGCCGTTTCTGCCATGAAATGTACGCCGGCAAAAACAATGATATCGGCATCTGTTTTTTCTGCTTTTTGCGCCAAGCCAAGGCTATCGCCAATGTAATCGGCCACGTCCTGGATATCCGGTTCCTGGTAGTAGTGCGCCAGGATAATGGCATTTTTTTCTTTTTTGAGTCGCTCAATTTCTGCGAAAAGATCCAATTCAGGATCCAGCTCAATATTTAAAAATCCATTTTTTTCAACGTTTATCTTTGGATCAGTTACAAGCATTGTGTTCATCACGCTTTGTTTAAATTTGATTCGAAACTAGGATAAAAAAAGTTAGCTGTTTTGCCCTAGTATATCTTAATAGATACTTATTTATTTAATAATCTATTACTATTATGTATGTGAATTCGTGGATATCTCCCCTTCAGTTCTTTTTGCAAAGTTAGCGAAGGCTCATTTATTCACATCAATTCCCAAGTCATCCACATTGGGAGATATAGCAGCAGTAAGGAAACAGTCGCTTTGTTCACAACTGTGGATTCAAAAACGGTTGTACAACTAACATCAGTATTTTTTCTTTTTGTTGTGTTAAACCGGAGGGGATAAACTCAGGGTTGTAAACGTAGTTTTTGTAGCAAGGGTCAACCTTTACAGATCTCAACTAACCATTCACGAAGTTATCCCAGTTAAATACGGGCATATCCACAGCTTTTCAGGTTTATACACAGGGCTGTTGTGAATTCTTTATTTCTGTTTTTGAAACATCCGCCCCTTCTTTTCTAAAACCTTTACCCTGTGCAGATTACGGGAGTTTTCCACAATTTGTTCAAACCTCTTTTTCCCCCTATTTTTGCCGCTCACTTTTATAACGTACAATATACTATTATGTCCATTATTCAGCAGATTCGTGAAAAGTATGCAGCCGTGAGCATTGCTGTGATTGCTTTGAGCCTTATCGGATTTATTCTAACAGATTACTTTGCCGGCCGTGGTAGCGGTGCCGGATCGCAACCAACTTCAATTGGTTCTGTAAACGGAAAAGATATTGATGTAAATGTATTCAGCGATCGTTTAACAGAAATGGAAAATGGTTATCGTGCACAGGGAATGGATGTAAATGATGAAATGCGCCAGCAATTGATCGAAATGTTATGGAGTAATGAAGTGGAAGAAACCATTCTTACTGCTGAGTATGAAAAGCTTGGTCTTACATTTTCTTCTGCTGATATGAATGAAGCATTGTACGGCAGTAATCCACCACCTGCATTGGCACAACAGTTCAGAGATCAGCAAACAGGTGCTTATGATGTGAATGCTGCACGTCAGTTTATCAATTCATTGAAAAATAAAAAAGCAAACGATCCGCAACGTGTATATGTAGAGCGTAATATCATTGATTATATTGTACAGAATGGCTTGCGCACAAAATATGGTGCACTCTTAGCAGGAAGTGTTTTCTATCCAAAATGGT is part of the Lacibacter sediminis genome and harbors:
- the nadA gene encoding quinolinate synthase NadA, translating into MNTMLVTDPKINVEKNGFLNIELDPELDLFAEIERLKKEKNAIILAHYYQEPDIQDVADYIGDSLGLAQKAEKTDADIIVFAGVHFMAETAKILNPTKKVVIPDLKAGCSLSDSCPPPLFEQFKQKHPDHLVISYINCSAGIKALSDIICTSSNAQKIVESLPREQKIIFAPDKNLGAYINKVTGRNMVLWNGACMVHEIFSVEKITKLKLRHPNAKVIAHPECEEPVLKLADFIGSTTQLLKYTEKDNSQEYIVATETGILHQMIKSNPHKTFIPAPPDNSCACNDCPHMKRNTLEKIYLCMEYEMPEITMDEELRLAAKKPIDRMLELSAQFGLI
- the kdsB gene encoding 3-deoxy-manno-octulosonate cytidylyltransferase, encoding MHIIAVIPARYAATRFPAKLMQMLGTKTVIRHTYENTVATGLFTDVLVVTDSDIIFREISSNGGKVVMSSKEHESGTDRIAEAVKDMDVDVVINVQGDEPFVQKSSLEKLCRIFQDQSVQVGSLMHVITDEQQIYDPNCVKVVVNNQMDALYFSRSVIPYKRDASTAISFYKHIGMYGYRKEILLRFTALPASLLEQTEKLEQLRLLENGYRIRMAVTEPVGVSIDTPDDLEKAKLLL
- the gloA2 gene encoding SMU1112c/YaeR family gloxylase I-like metalloprotein, which produces MLSRVHHIAIICSDYERAKKFYTEVLQLSVVREVYRKERDSYKLDLALNGEYIIELFSFPAPPPRPSRPEAQGLRHLAFAVENLETVLEHLKQHNVEAEPIRIDEFTNKRFTFIADADGLPIEFYED
- a CDS encoding 3-keto-disaccharide hydrolase, translating into MRFLRITAVLFSVVFLLSATNKKPKWVSLFDGKTLNGWKVGSNPETFKVEDGAIVVNGKVAHLFYDGKAGNHDFKNFELKLDIMTMPGSNSGVYIHTQYQESSWPKKGYEVQVNNSQGDWRRTGGLYAVQDIKEPPAKDNEWFTMHIVVKNKNIKVSVNNKQLVDYTEPENAVREKGMEGRLLSSGTIALQGHDPNSKVLYKNIQLKVLD
- a CDS encoding TonB-dependent receptor, coding for MQQFRLLAFACIILLSCFSANAQHSFKAVVKNEQDQPLAAATAVIQQLNRSAVADSNGVVIVKDLPAGVYAVLFSHVGYETKTVSVQLPMAADSTFVVILEEKEHEEEEEIIITSTRTSRYIANIPTRIETISGEELEEKGNMKPGDIRMMLNESTGIQTQQTSATSYNSSIRIQGLDGKYTQLLRDGFPLYSGFSGGLGLLQIVPLDLKQVEVIKGASSTLYGGGAIAGLVNLVSRTPGEERQLNFLLNGTSALGLDASGFYSQKFKKVGTTLFASFNVGTPYDPADIGLTAIPKFRRYTVNPKLFLYLNERSTINIGVNGTFEDRVGGDLNYIKDPAGNSNLYFEENKTTRISTQAGYDYNINPQSKFSLKNSVSFYKRSIAVPGFRFAGLQTASFSEASYRHENEQLEWITGMNLWTDQFSQNDPSSGSKVNYTHTTVGLFVQNTWNATEQFILETGVRGDYQNQYGFFALPRISALYKFTSQFSMRVGGGLGYKTPTVFTEDAERIQFRNVMPIDVANTKAEESIGGNLDLNYKTKLGEEVELSINTLFFYTKVNNPLVLVADVNNLYRFQQPNGFIDTKGMEANVKISYADFKLFIGYTLADVQQRYNGNSSTFPLVAKHRLNNVLMYEIEEKLKLGLEAYYFSKQQLNDGATGKPYWICGFMAEKLWERFSVFINFENFLNTKQTRFDTIYTGSINNPSFRDIYAPVDGFVVNGGIKIRL